From a single Athene noctua chromosome 2, bAthNoc1.hap1.1, whole genome shotgun sequence genomic region:
- the OXR1 gene encoding oxidation resistance protein 1 isoform X10, translated as MSRLWYGKKGRKHQPINHKYALVVSVAEYHRRIDALNSEELRTLCRRLQITTREDINSKQATNIKTDLEPEAFRPNLSDPSELLQPEQIEKLTKSLPPRTIGYPWTLVYSTAKHGMSLKTLYRTMLGLDTPVLLVIKDSDGQVFGALASEPFKVSDGFYGTGETFMFTFSPDFEVFKWTGDNMFFIKGDMDSLAFGGGGGEFALWLDGDLYHGRSHSCKTFGNHTLSKREDFIIQDIEIWAFE; from the exons aTGTCTCGTCTTTGgtatgggaagaagggaagaaagcacCAGCCAATTAATCATAAATATGCTCTG GTAGTGTCAGTGGCTGAGTATCACCGCAGGATCGATGCTCTAAATAGCGAAGAACTGCGCACACTCTGCAGACGTCTCCAG ATAACAACAAGAGAAGATATCAATTCAAAACAGGCAACAAATATCAAAACAGACCTGGAGCCTGAAGCATTCCGGCCAAATCTTAGCGATCCCAGTGAATTACTACAGCCAGAACAAATTGAAAAG CTCACAAAGTCTCTTCCACCACGGACCATTGGATATCCATGGACTCTTGTCTACAGTACTGCAAAGCATGGCATGAGCTTGAAGACTTTGTATCGAACTATGCTGGGATTAGACACACCTGTGCTGTTGGTTATCAAGGACAGTGATGGACAG gtttttGGTGCACTAGCATCTGAACCATTTAAAGTGAGCGATGGCTTTTATGGCACTGGGGAGACATTTATGTTCACTTTTTCTCCAGATTTTGAG gTTTTCAAATGGACAGGAGACAACATGTTCTTCATTAAAGGGGACATGGACTCCCTTGCTTTTGGTGGAGGAGG AGGGGAGTTTGCTCTTTGGCTCGATGGTGATCTCTACCATGGAAGAAGTCATTCATGTAAAACATTTGGGAATCATACACTTTCTAAGCGAGAAGACTTCATTATTCAAGACATAGAAATATGGGCTTTTGAATGA